In one window of Penaeus monodon isolate SGIC_2016 chromosome 36, NSTDA_Pmon_1, whole genome shotgun sequence DNA:
- the LOC119595805 gene encoding putative defense protein Hdd11-like: MAGRLSLAVAVSVLCSVVSSMPLQITQSTCETLLPQGLTGNPQTAEAPYLLMVPKETIPAGSQINVILTGFDPNVMFEAFFIEAFNAEGQPIGSFVNAPRTIVCGSATAAYKVDSGPRAVEMMTWEAPVDMTGTVTFRATVVMNDEFYWNDVAAEAMLG, translated from the exons ATGGCTGGACGTCTTTCACTTGCGGTTGCTGTGTCCGTGTTGTGCTCCGTGGTGTCCAGTATGCCTTTACAAATCACCCAAAGCACGTGCGAGACTCTGCTTCCCCAGGGGCTCACCGGCAACCCGCAGACGGCTGAGGCTCCCTACCTCCTAATGGTGCCCAAGGAAACGATTCCGGCCGGCTCACAGATCAATG TGATCTTGACCGGTTTCGACCCCAACGTGATGTTTGAAGCATTCTTCATCGAGGCTTTCAACGCCGAAGGACAGCCCATCGGGTCTTTCGTCAACGCCCCCAGGACGATCGTCTGCGGATCTGCG ACTGCAGCTTATAAAGTAGACAGCGGTCCGAGGGCTGTCGAGATGATGACCTGGGAGGCTCCTGTCGACATGACGGGAACTGTTACCTTCAG GGCTACTGTCGTTATGAATGACGAATTTTACTGGAATGATGTGGCTGCTGAGGCGATGTTGGGCTAA